A genomic window from Actinomycetaceae bacterium MB13-C1-2 includes:
- a CDS encoding mannose-1-phosphate guanylyltransferase has product MEKLHAIIPAGGAGSRLWPLSRQSRPKFLLDLETSGKSLLQKTALRLAPVSASITVVTGHKHVGEVQKQLQALVDLKKLPENLPVAVITEPAPRDSMAAIGLATYLLAKKYGDDAVVGSFAADHSILRPAIFQDAVRGAIGAAEEGYVTTIGLKPESVSTAFGYIQPTVELITDEAFLVKRFVEKPSAEAAAKYLKAGYLWNAGMFVMKAGVLKKHLAKLHPEMDKSLNHIADGWSLLERQEILKREWKSIERIAIDHAIAEPVASQGGVATVIMSDSGWTDLGDFEALDALGDSSPNNPAHVAIDSNDSVIRVSSDKAVVVVGVPGAIVVDTGDALLVTTRANAQRVKEGVDALRADGQERFL; this is encoded by the coding sequence TTGGAAAAGCTACACGCAATCATCCCGGCCGGGGGCGCCGGCTCAAGGCTGTGGCCTCTTTCGAGGCAGTCTCGCCCCAAGTTCTTGCTGGATCTGGAAACGTCTGGCAAGTCGTTACTGCAAAAAACCGCACTTCGCCTAGCCCCCGTATCGGCGTCGATTACGGTTGTTACGGGACACAAACACGTGGGCGAGGTTCAAAAACAACTCCAGGCTCTGGTGGACCTAAAGAAGCTGCCGGAGAACCTGCCGGTCGCAGTGATAACCGAGCCTGCGCCACGGGACTCAATGGCCGCCATCGGATTGGCGACCTATTTGCTAGCGAAGAAGTACGGCGATGATGCGGTAGTTGGATCCTTTGCTGCGGATCACTCGATTCTTCGTCCCGCGATCTTTCAGGATGCGGTACGCGGCGCAATCGGAGCGGCCGAAGAGGGGTATGTGACGACTATTGGGCTCAAGCCCGAGTCCGTTTCGACAGCGTTTGGTTACATCCAACCTACCGTTGAACTGATAACGGACGAGGCCTTCCTAGTAAAGCGATTCGTCGAGAAACCGAGTGCAGAGGCCGCGGCCAAGTACCTGAAAGCCGGATACCTATGGAATGCCGGCATGTTTGTGATGAAGGCTGGGGTACTGAAGAAGCACCTGGCGAAACTTCATCCCGAAATGGACAAGTCGCTCAACCACATTGCAGACGGATGGTCCCTGCTGGAACGCCAGGAGATCTTGAAGCGCGAGTGGAAATCAATAGAGCGCATTGCGATAGACCATGCCATCGCAGAGCCGGTGGCCTCTCAAGGTGGGGTTGCAACGGTGATCATGTCTGATTCGGGTTGGACAGACTTGGGCGACTTTGAGGCGTTGGATGCCCTGGGGGACAGTAGTCCGAATAACCCGGCTCACGTTGCAATAGATTCGAATGATTCTGTTATCCGTGTTTCCTCTGACAAGGCCGTGGTCGTCGTGGGCGTTCCTGGAGCGATTGTTGTTGACACTGGCGATGCCCTGTTGGTGACGACGAGAGCGAATGCGCAAAGAGTGAAAGAAGGGGTAGATGCCCTGAGGGCTGACGGGCAGGAACGCTTTCTCTAA
- a CDS encoding aquaporin, which translates to MGQQNDPRPRTSELERRELSNWGTVTDLDQISRDFDDPHRKWRRLFAEMVGTFFLVLTAAGGPMMNVAVPGSVSRTVSVIVPGAMVMAVILSMGKVSGAHLNPAVSFAFALRGDFPWRRVPGYLLAQLLGASIAAYVLQALLGVSASSGSNYPSGGFGPGTAFWMELVLTFGLVTVILGTSSGAQNIGVIGAIGVGAYIALAGMWASPVSGASMNPARTFGPNMASLNFSDYWVYVAGPFAGAILAAGVAYLLRGPGGGSVGSIAAQGTLGMSHDHLGENK; encoded by the coding sequence ATGGGGCAGCAGAATGATCCTCGTCCACGTACCAGTGAGTTGGAGCGACGTGAGCTTTCCAATTGGGGGACCGTAACCGACCTCGATCAGATAAGTCGCGACTTTGACGATCCACACCGGAAGTGGCGACGGCTTTTTGCTGAGATGGTAGGAACATTTTTCCTGGTGCTGACGGCCGCTGGCGGCCCGATGATGAACGTTGCTGTCCCCGGGTCGGTGAGCCGGACCGTGTCGGTTATCGTGCCTGGTGCGATGGTTATGGCCGTGATCCTTTCGATGGGCAAGGTTTCGGGCGCTCACCTTAATCCAGCTGTAAGTTTTGCGTTCGCTCTGCGAGGTGATTTCCCCTGGAGACGTGTTCCTGGGTACCTGCTGGCTCAACTGCTCGGGGCTTCGATCGCCGCCTACGTTCTTCAGGCGCTTCTTGGCGTCTCAGCAAGTAGTGGATCAAACTATCCGAGCGGTGGTTTCGGACCGGGCACGGCCTTCTGGATGGAACTAGTTCTTACTTTCGGGCTAGTCACGGTGATTCTCGGTACTTCGTCAGGTGCGCAGAACATCGGTGTAATCGGGGCTATCGGTGTGGGCGCCTATATCGCGCTTGCGGGGATGTGGGCGTCTCCCGTCTCGGGTGCCTCAATGAACCCGGCGCGCACCTTTGGTCCAAATATGGCTTCGTTGAATTTCTCTGACTACTGGGTGTATGTTGCGGGACCTTTTGCGGGAGCTATTCTCGCGGCAGGGGTCGCCTACCTGCTAAGGGGTCCGGGAGGGGGAAGCGTTGGATCTATCGCGGCGCAAGGCACTCTGGGCATGTCACACGACCACCTCGGGGAGAACAAGTAG
- a CDS encoding BMP family ABC transporter substrate-binding protein — MKNSLRFGAIAAAVALSLAACGQAPTESKDTQSEAASGDGGEATVEKSDVKACMVSDQGGFDDKSFNQSGHDGLTKAEKELGVEIAQAESTGDQDFAPNIENMVQGDCDIIIGVGFLMDQAMAEAAAKYPDVKFALVDSTIGDSSLENTRALLFNTAEAGYLAGYASAAMSTTGKVGTYLGMQIPSTAVFADGYSDGVAKYNEDKGTNVELLGWDKAAQTGMAVGNFEDQAKGKQFTEELFNQGADVVMPVAGPVGLGTLAAAKEHEGTMVVWVDADGYLTEPDSGSVILTSVLKQIEAAVFDSIKMVVDDSWTSDPFIGTLANDGVGIAPWHDFADKVPADLDDEISALRDGIIDGSIVVESVNTPK; from the coding sequence TTGAAGAACTCTCTGCGATTCGGCGCTATCGCCGCAGCAGTTGCACTGTCCCTTGCAGCTTGTGGACAGGCCCCTACAGAAAGCAAAGATACTCAGTCTGAAGCAGCTAGTGGCGACGGCGGTGAGGCAACAGTAGAAAAGTCTGATGTTAAGGCTTGCATGGTTTCTGACCAGGGCGGCTTCGACGACAAGTCCTTCAACCAGTCGGGTCACGACGGCCTAACTAAGGCTGAGAAGGAACTGGGTGTTGAGATTGCTCAGGCTGAGTCGACCGGTGATCAGGACTTCGCACCGAACATCGAGAACATGGTGCAGGGCGACTGCGACATCATCATTGGCGTTGGCTTCCTGATGGACCAGGCAATGGCTGAGGCTGCTGCTAAGTACCCGGATGTTAAGTTTGCTCTGGTTGACTCCACCATTGGTGACAGCTCACTTGAGAACACTCGCGCGTTGCTGTTCAACACGGCAGAGGCCGGTTACCTGGCAGGCTACGCTTCGGCAGCAATGTCGACCACCGGCAAGGTCGGCACCTACCTGGGTATGCAAATCCCATCGACTGCCGTCTTCGCTGATGGCTACTCAGATGGCGTTGCAAAGTACAACGAGGACAAGGGAACGAACGTTGAGCTTCTCGGCTGGGACAAGGCCGCCCAGACCGGCATGGCAGTAGGAAACTTCGAGGACCAGGCAAAGGGCAAGCAGTTCACTGAAGAGCTCTTCAACCAGGGCGCTGACGTCGTCATGCCGGTTGCCGGCCCCGTCGGTCTAGGAACACTGGCAGCAGCCAAGGAACACGAAGGCACCATGGTCGTCTGGGTTGACGCCGATGGCTACCTGACTGAGCCTGACTCGGGCAGCGTTATCCTCACCTCCGTTCTCAAGCAGATCGAAGCAGCTGTGTTCGACTCGATCAAGATGGTTGTTGACGACTCATGGACCTCCGATCCGTTCATTGGCACCCTCGCCAACGACGGTGTTGGAATTGCTCCGTGGCACGATTTTGCTGACAAGGTCCCCGCTGACCTTGACGACGAGATCTCCGCACTTCGCGATGGCATCATCGACGGAAGCATCGTAGTTGAGAGCGTGAACACGCCTAAGTAG
- a CDS encoding ABC-F family ATP-binding cassette domain-containing protein: MAAPLLVAENLHLEYPTEVVFDSLSLGVEEGDRVGIVGRNGDGKTSLLGLLSGEIKPQQGRVIRRGGLSFGVLSQGDHLDEKATVAQVIVGERPEFEWAGDPKVRDVISGLVSDIPWEARIGELSGGQRRRVDLAALLVEDWDLIALDEPTNHLDVEGIAWLAQHLKQRWPKNQGGLLVITHDRWFLDEVCNETWEVHDGIVEPFEGGYAAYVLQRVERDRMAAATEAKRQNLMRKELAWLRRGAPARTSKPKFRIDAANQLIEGVPPVRDQIELQRLAVARLGKDVVDLEDASVSFGDNHVLNGVTWRIAPGERTGVLGANGVGKSTLLALISGSLKPSTGRVKRGKTVQIGMLDQQFSQLADIGNDRVREVLARTKTTFQVDGKDMTPAQLLERLGFSKAHLQARVRELSGGQKRRLQLLLLLLSEPNVIVLDEPTNDVDHQMLTAMEDLLDSWPGTLIVVSHDRYLLERITDQQYAILSGHLRHVPGGVDEYLELRKQQALGPPTFGGKSVPNTESSSGDAVVVGDKAQNSSAKGQESSSSQNSASRTTVASGAELRAIQKEIAATERKMDKLEMSVEKLHEKMANHDQSDFEGLSELTGELHRLTEEKDQLEERWLELSEQLP; encoded by the coding sequence ATGGCCGCTCCCCTGTTGGTCGCCGAGAACCTGCACCTCGAATACCCCACCGAAGTCGTGTTTGATTCGCTTTCACTGGGAGTGGAAGAGGGAGACCGTGTCGGCATCGTCGGTCGAAATGGCGACGGAAAAACCAGTCTGCTTGGTCTTCTTTCCGGTGAGATCAAGCCTCAGCAAGGGCGAGTGATCCGACGAGGAGGACTGAGCTTCGGCGTACTGAGTCAAGGCGATCACCTGGATGAGAAAGCCACCGTGGCCCAGGTGATCGTCGGTGAACGACCCGAGTTCGAATGGGCGGGCGATCCGAAAGTCCGTGATGTCATTAGCGGACTTGTCTCCGACATTCCCTGGGAAGCAAGGATCGGAGAGCTAAGCGGTGGACAGCGACGCCGAGTTGACCTCGCTGCGCTACTGGTAGAGGACTGGGATCTCATCGCCCTTGATGAGCCAACTAACCACCTTGATGTTGAGGGTATCGCCTGGCTGGCTCAACACCTGAAACAGCGCTGGCCCAAGAACCAGGGTGGCCTATTGGTCATTACCCACGACCGCTGGTTCTTGGACGAGGTATGCAATGAAACCTGGGAGGTTCACGACGGGATAGTCGAACCGTTCGAGGGAGGGTATGCCGCCTATGTTCTGCAGCGCGTGGAACGCGACCGGATGGCGGCTGCTACCGAGGCCAAGAGGCAGAACCTCATGCGAAAGGAGCTTGCATGGTTGCGGCGGGGCGCACCCGCCAGAACCAGCAAGCCGAAGTTCCGCATCGACGCTGCGAACCAGCTGATCGAGGGAGTGCCGCCTGTACGCGACCAGATCGAGTTGCAGCGCCTCGCCGTGGCCCGCCTTGGCAAAGATGTTGTGGACCTCGAAGACGCGAGCGTGAGTTTCGGAGACAATCATGTCCTGAACGGCGTAACTTGGCGGATCGCTCCGGGTGAGCGAACCGGGGTCCTTGGCGCCAACGGCGTTGGGAAGTCCACCCTGCTCGCCCTAATCAGCGGGAGTCTGAAGCCGAGCACTGGGCGAGTAAAGCGTGGCAAAACCGTACAGATCGGAATGCTCGACCAACAGTTTTCCCAGCTTGCTGACATTGGTAATGATCGTGTTCGTGAGGTGCTCGCTAGAACGAAAACCACGTTCCAGGTCGATGGTAAGGACATGACTCCCGCCCAACTTTTGGAGCGCCTCGGTTTTTCGAAGGCGCACCTCCAGGCCCGGGTTAGAGAGCTTTCTGGCGGTCAGAAGCGACGTCTGCAACTATTGCTTCTATTGCTCAGCGAACCTAACGTGATCGTCCTTGACGAACCAACGAACGACGTTGACCACCAAATGCTCACTGCGATGGAAGATCTGCTCGACTCGTGGCCAGGAACCCTGATCGTCGTTTCGCACGACCGCTATCTCCTGGAACGAATCACAGACCAGCAGTACGCGATCCTCAGCGGTCATTTACGACATGTTCCTGGCGGAGTGGACGAGTACCTGGAACTAAGAAAGCAACAGGCACTGGGCCCACCTACGTTTGGAGGGAAATCGGTACCAAATACGGAATCCAGCAGTGGAGATGCCGTCGTCGTTGGCGACAAGGCCCAAAACAGTAGCGCGAAAGGCCAGGAATCATCCTCGTCTCAGAACTCCGCATCGCGGACCACGGTGGCAAGCGGCGCGGAGCTACGGGCAATACAGAAGGAAATTGCCGCGACCGAGCGGAAGATGGATAAGCTCGAGATGTCCGTTGAAAAGCTGCACGAAAAGATGGCGAACCATGACCAGAGCGACTTCGAGGGCCTTTCGGAACTGACGGGTGAACTCCACCGCCTAACCGAGGAAAAGGACCAACTGGAAGAACGTTGGCTGGAACTCTCGGAACAACTCCCCTGA
- a CDS encoding ribose-phosphate diphosphokinase, translating into MSGIVTSVDKRLVLATGRAYPKLAQEIGEELGLEVMSTTSYDFASGEIYFRFNESVRGADVFLIQSMAPPTNKWLMEQLIMIDAAKRASAKRITAVAPFYPYARQDKKHQGREPVSARLVADMYKVAGANRIMSVDLHAAQEQGFFDGPVDHLWAMPVLVDYVKDRVDLGNVAVVSPDAGRIRVAEKWSAKLGNCPLAFVHKTRDTTRPNVAVANRVVGDVAGRDCVITDDLIDTGGTIAEAVRVLYKAGARSVLIAATHAVFSDPAAERLAGCGATEVVVTDTLPVPESKRFPSLTILPIAPLIAKGIHEVFEDGSITSMFDGAA; encoded by the coding sequence TTGAGTGGAATCGTGACCTCTGTAGACAAGCGTCTAGTTCTTGCTACCGGCCGCGCTTACCCGAAGCTGGCACAAGAAATCGGTGAAGAACTCGGCCTCGAAGTCATGTCAACCACCTCGTACGACTTCGCGAGCGGTGAGATCTATTTCCGATTTAACGAATCGGTTCGCGGCGCTGACGTGTTTCTGATTCAGTCGATGGCACCCCCCACGAACAAGTGGTTGATGGAACAGCTAATCATGATCGATGCGGCCAAGCGAGCATCGGCAAAGCGAATTACTGCCGTTGCCCCGTTCTATCCGTACGCTCGTCAGGACAAAAAGCACCAGGGGCGCGAACCCGTTTCTGCCAGGTTGGTCGCAGATATGTACAAGGTGGCCGGGGCGAATCGGATCATGAGTGTTGACTTGCACGCGGCTCAAGAGCAGGGCTTTTTTGATGGTCCCGTTGACCACCTCTGGGCGATGCCCGTGCTGGTCGACTATGTGAAGGACAGAGTCGATCTGGGAAACGTAGCTGTTGTGTCACCGGACGCCGGCCGGATCCGCGTCGCGGAGAAATGGTCCGCGAAGCTTGGCAACTGCCCGCTGGCCTTTGTTCACAAGACACGGGATACGACGCGTCCCAACGTCGCTGTTGCGAATCGCGTTGTGGGCGATGTCGCTGGTCGGGACTGTGTTATCACCGATGACCTCATTGATACCGGCGGGACCATTGCAGAAGCCGTCCGGGTTCTCTACAAAGCCGGGGCCAGGAGCGTTTTAATTGCCGCGACACATGCCGTCTTTTCTGATCCTGCAGCTGAGCGCCTTGCCGGTTGCGGTGCGACCGAGGTTGTCGTCACTGACACGCTCCCAGTCCCTGAGAGCAAGCGCTTCCCGTCCCTCACCATCTTGCCGATCGCGCCGCTGATCGCAAAGGGGATTCACGAGGTGTTCGAGGACGGATCGATAACCTCCATGTTCGACGGAGCGGCTTAA
- a CDS encoding 4-(cytidine 5'-diphospho)-2-C-methyl-D-erythritol kinase gives MNPSGPARVIASAPSKVNLILRVGATDEQGYHALATVFEALSIREFVVADLSGEAGGELPSVRTLVYEEQVGEEPRLSSRLTRVFSELDPESHLAVRAARAMGGDSRVSLTVHKLVPIAGGMAGGSADCAATLVAVNELLGLGFDLSRLQAIGRTLGADVPACLVGGISLGTGRGDTMEVLHPGTVAPRPLSSWWVLVFSDRGLSTPRVFGALDELRERTVPTASSAAPTITQGQLNALREPDSPLELRDLLENELQDAALSIRPELRVIGEHLVAMGCLTWLVSGSGPTVAGLAPGKDAALRTARAVESQKPEGVRAVAVAWGPVPGAMIERTLPSWADSMPGRNLTD, from the coding sequence ATGAACCCTAGCGGCCCCGCCCGTGTCATTGCTTCGGCACCATCGAAAGTGAACCTGATACTGCGGGTGGGTGCGACTGACGAGCAGGGGTATCACGCGCTAGCAACGGTGTTCGAGGCACTTAGTATCCGCGAGTTCGTCGTGGCGGACCTTAGCGGTGAGGCGGGAGGCGAACTTCCGTCCGTAAGGACACTGGTGTATGAGGAACAAGTGGGCGAAGAGCCTCGTCTTTCTTCCCGCTTGACCCGAGTGTTTTCCGAGCTTGATCCCGAGTCCCATCTGGCCGTGCGTGCAGCGCGGGCCATGGGCGGCGACTCGCGAGTGAGCCTGACTGTCCATAAGCTGGTCCCGATTGCGGGCGGCATGGCCGGTGGGTCGGCAGACTGCGCGGCGACTTTGGTTGCGGTCAACGAACTGCTTGGTCTGGGCTTCGACCTGAGCAGATTGCAGGCGATCGGTCGAACCTTGGGGGCTGACGTTCCTGCCTGTTTGGTCGGGGGTATCTCGCTTGGAACTGGACGCGGAGACACGATGGAGGTCCTGCATCCTGGAACGGTAGCGCCGAGACCGTTGAGTAGCTGGTGGGTCTTGGTTTTCTCAGACAGAGGTTTGTCAACGCCCCGAGTGTTCGGGGCGCTAGATGAGCTGCGAGAGAGAACTGTCCCCACTGCGTCGTCGGCTGCACCGACTATCACGCAGGGGCAACTCAACGCGCTCCGCGAACCTGATAGTCCGTTGGAGCTTCGCGATCTTTTAGAGAACGAGCTACAGGATGCGGCACTTTCGATTAGGCCAGAACTTCGGGTGATCGGGGAGCATTTGGTTGCTATGGGCTGTCTAACCTGGTTGGTCTCGGGATCGGGCCCGACGGTAGCGGGACTGGCTCCGGGAAAGGATGCGGCCCTGCGGACGGCTCGGGCCGTGGAGAGTCAGAAGCCAGAGGGAGTTAGAGCGGTCGCTGTCGCGTGGGGTCCGGTACCCGGAGCGATGATCGAGAGGACTCTCCCGTCCTGGGCTGATTCAATGCCAGGACGGAACCTGACTGACTAG
- a CDS encoding glycoside hydrolase family 3 C-terminal domain-containing protein yields the protein MTDLEDLTLEEKASLASGSDFWHTEPIERVGIPELMLTDGPHGLRKQAGGGDNLGLEGSIPATCFPPLVGMGSSWDPEVLEKVGEALGEETSIEDVAVVLGPGINIKRSPLCGRNFEYISEDPIVAGVLGAAYVNGVQSKGVGTSVKHFAANNQEEERMRASSNIDERTLREIYLRAFQRVVEDAQPWTIMCSYNRINGVHASSDRWLLTDVLRSEWGFKGLVVSDWGATVDRVKGIEAGMDLEMPATAGKTDAQIVAAVKDGSLDEAELDITTQRVLDLIDKATEGAGHVKGPLDVDAHHEVAREVAGRSMVLLRNKDNLLPLSPDAKIAVIGAFAEEPRYQGAGSSMINPTKLDKALDGIREVIPSATYAKGFGLGPGVDAAEEAKLKAEAVAVAKDADVAVVFLGLPARLESEGYDRSNIDLPQEQLDVLDAVLTVNPNVVVVLSNGSVVALPFKERVPAILEAWLLGQAGGTATADVLFGKVNPSGKLTETIPVRLEDTPAYLNFPGEFLEVNYGEGQFVGYRWYDARGMDVTYPFGYGLSYTTFDYSNASIEVNDEGDLEVSVDVTNTGGRDGREVVQVYTGLDPSTVQRPVRELKAFASTRLAPGETKTVTMLVRRKDLAYWDTRVSKWVVEGGNYTVDVAASSRDIRQTLSVEVEGEPVVFPLSYESSLDEALTHPVVGPMLKETIAQLTNGMTGDNTIVSEGVDLTSMIGSMPLGSVVRMGGGMIPEGAIDQLIAAANTSMAMTNGTN from the coding sequence ATGACAGATCTAGAAGACCTAACTCTCGAAGAGAAGGCATCACTCGCCAGTGGATCAGACTTCTGGCATACCGAGCCAATCGAACGAGTAGGTATCCCCGAGCTCATGCTCACCGATGGCCCTCACGGCCTACGCAAACAAGCTGGTGGAGGCGACAACCTTGGCCTTGAAGGCAGTATTCCCGCCACATGCTTCCCACCACTGGTCGGAATGGGATCGTCATGGGATCCGGAAGTCCTGGAGAAGGTTGGTGAGGCACTGGGCGAAGAAACCTCAATCGAAGACGTCGCTGTCGTTCTTGGTCCAGGAATCAACATCAAACGTTCGCCCCTTTGCGGCCGTAACTTTGAGTACATCTCCGAAGATCCGATCGTTGCAGGAGTTCTGGGTGCCGCGTATGTAAACGGCGTTCAATCCAAGGGCGTCGGCACCTCCGTTAAGCACTTCGCTGCGAACAATCAGGAAGAAGAACGCATGCGGGCCAGCTCAAACATTGATGAGCGAACCCTGCGCGAAATCTATCTTCGCGCCTTTCAGCGTGTGGTTGAGGACGCTCAGCCGTGGACCATCATGTGCTCTTACAACCGTATCAACGGTGTTCACGCTTCTTCTGACCGCTGGTTACTCACCGATGTTCTTCGCAGTGAATGGGGCTTCAAGGGTCTGGTGGTCTCTGACTGGGGCGCAACCGTCGACCGAGTCAAAGGCATCGAAGCCGGGATGGACCTTGAGATGCCAGCGACCGCGGGAAAGACCGACGCCCAAATCGTTGCCGCCGTCAAGGACGGTTCTTTGGACGAAGCTGAGCTAGACATCACCACCCAGAGAGTCCTCGACCTGATCGACAAGGCAACCGAAGGCGCGGGCCACGTCAAGGGTCCCCTTGACGTGGATGCTCACCATGAGGTTGCCCGTGAGGTGGCAGGACGCTCGATGGTGTTGCTACGAAACAAAGATAACCTCCTCCCACTCAGCCCCGACGCAAAGATCGCCGTAATCGGGGCCTTCGCCGAAGAACCCAGATACCAGGGTGCAGGATCATCAATGATCAACCCGACCAAGCTTGATAAGGCTCTGGACGGAATTCGTGAGGTTATCCCATCGGCAACCTACGCTAAGGGATTCGGCCTTGGTCCGGGTGTCGATGCTGCCGAAGAAGCGAAGCTGAAGGCCGAGGCTGTAGCAGTCGCGAAGGACGCGGATGTCGCAGTTGTCTTCCTGGGACTCCCGGCACGCCTTGAATCCGAGGGCTATGACCGTAGCAACATTGATCTACCCCAAGAACAGCTTGATGTCTTGGACGCAGTACTTACGGTAAACCCGAACGTGGTTGTCGTTCTTTCAAACGGATCGGTTGTCGCGCTTCCATTCAAGGAGCGCGTGCCCGCGATCCTTGAGGCTTGGCTTCTGGGTCAAGCTGGCGGAACTGCTACAGCGGACGTCCTGTTTGGCAAGGTCAATCCCTCCGGCAAGCTCACCGAAACCATTCCGGTTCGTCTTGAGGACACCCCTGCCTATCTGAACTTCCCCGGAGAGTTCCTTGAGGTCAACTATGGTGAAGGCCAGTTCGTCGGCTACCGCTGGTATGACGCCCGTGGCATGGATGTCACCTATCCGTTCGGATACGGATTGTCCTACACCACCTTCGACTACTCGAATGCTTCGATAGAGGTGAATGACGAGGGCGATCTTGAGGTTTCTGTGGACGTCACCAATACCGGGGGTCGTGACGGTCGCGAGGTAGTTCAGGTTTATACCGGCCTTGATCCCAGTACTGTTCAGCGCCCCGTCAGGGAGCTGAAAGCATTTGCTTCCACCCGGCTAGCGCCCGGAGAGACGAAGACCGTAACCATGCTCGTTCGTCGGAAGGATCTGGCCTACTGGGACACTCGTGTCTCTAAGTGGGTTGTCGAAGGCGGCAACTACACAGTTGACGTTGCAGCTTCCAGCCGTGATATTCGACAGACGCTCTCGGTCGAAGTTGAAGGTGAACCTGTTGTGTTCCCGCTGAGCTACGAGTCTTCCTTGGACGAGGCCCTGACTCATCCAGTCGTTGGCCCAATGCTCAAGGAGACCATCGCCCAGCTCACCAACGGGATGACCGGCGACAACACCATCGTCTCTGAGGGAGTTGACCTGACGAGCATGATCGGCTCGATGCCGCTGGGCAGCGTGGTCCGCATGGGAGGCGGCATGATCCCCGAAGGAGCGATTGATCAGCTCATCGCCGCAGCAAACACCAGTATGGCAATGACCAACGGAACCAACTAA
- a CDS encoding 50S ribosomal protein L25/general stress protein Ctc — protein sequence MAAATELSITGVERTEFGKGPSRRSRQAGNIPAVLYGHSIDPVHLDLPGHAVFLIVKDNANAVLTVNYGKKKQLALVKSIQRHPVRRDILHVDLLAVRADEKVEVEVPIVIVGEPISGTQLAQEEFAVLVKAPATSIPESIEVDVEGLEEGVVIRVENLVLPEGVETMLDGEREIVAVQTIQDVAIESAETAVEEAVEEAAKDAE from the coding sequence ATGGCAGCAGCTACAGAACTTTCTATTACCGGTGTTGAACGCACGGAGTTTGGTAAGGGCCCCTCGCGTCGTTCGCGTCAGGCGGGAAATATCCCCGCAGTCCTTTACGGTCACAGTATCGACCCGGTTCATTTGGATCTGCCTGGTCACGCGGTATTCCTGATTGTCAAGGACAATGCCAACGCTGTTCTGACAGTGAACTATGGCAAGAAGAAGCAGCTCGCACTTGTGAAGTCGATTCAGCGTCACCCGGTTCGACGCGACATCCTGCACGTTGACCTGCTTGCAGTTCGCGCCGATGAAAAGGTCGAAGTTGAGGTTCCGATCGTGATCGTCGGCGAGCCTATCTCGGGCACCCAGCTGGCCCAGGAAGAGTTCGCGGTCCTGGTAAAGGCTCCGGCAACCTCGATTCCTGAGTCGATCGAAGTCGATGTTGAGGGACTTGAAGAGGGCGTTGTTATCCGCGTCGAGAACCTAGTTCTTCCAGAGGGCGTCGAAACGATGCTTGACGGTGAACGTGAAATCGTGGCTGTCCAGACCATTCAGGATGTTGCGATTGAGTCCGCAGAAACCGCAGTCGAGGAGGCTGTCGAGGAAGCGGCGAAGGACGCAGAGTAG
- a CDS encoding DUF1622 domain-containing protein — MDEFLQPFYSLVASSFELFGVAAMVVGAIVAMILAYRSLRSGEAGKDAYKVLRITIGGAILLGLEILVAADLVRTITSDPTMEEVLVLGLIVVIRTVLSMSISIEIEGVLPWKKALLQSGASVVAGQVKADRAKARATSSDTPEFRGDSKA; from the coding sequence GTGGACGAATTCCTCCAACCCTTCTATAGCCTTGTCGCCTCGTCATTTGAGTTGTTTGGTGTCGCGGCCATGGTTGTCGGCGCCATCGTGGCAATGATCCTGGCCTACCGCTCCCTAAGAAGCGGAGAGGCGGGCAAAGATGCTTACAAGGTCCTGCGTATCACCATCGGTGGTGCCATCCTTCTGGGCCTAGAGATTCTTGTCGCCGCGGACCTAGTTAGGACGATCACTTCGGACCCGACCATGGAAGAGGTACTTGTCCTCGGACTAATCGTGGTGATTCGAACAGTCCTCTCAATGTCGATTTCAATCGAGATCGAGGGAGTTCTGCCGTGGAAGAAGGCCCTGCTTCAGTCGGGAGCCAGTGTGGTTGCCGGGCAAGTAAAGGCCGACCGCGCAAAAGCTCGGGCCACCAGTAGCGATACACCAGAGTTCCGCGGCGACTCCAAAGCTTAG